A genomic segment from Microbulbifer elongatus encodes:
- the hemA gene encoding glutamyl-tRNA reductase, translating to MPILALGINHDSAPVAVRERVAFAPEVMPSALAEARIALECPELAILSTCNRTEIYGEATAESVLAWIAEYHSVPLDELTSCHYQFTDESAVRHMMRVACGLDSLVLGEPQILGQMKSAYAVARESGSVGSTLHNVFQQVFSVAKKVRTETAIGENPVSVAFAAVSLASRIFTDLREQTALLIGAGETIELVARHLLDKGVKQLIVANRTLNRAQALAEDFGAEAILLADIPEYLPRADIVISSTASQLPILGKGAVETALKQRRHRPMFMVDIAVPRDIEPQVGKLDDIYLYTVDDLRGVIDEGKRLREQAAEAADEIVNVAASAFMREHRSLRAVDSIRSYRRQAQGISKDELEKALIQLRTGGDPEQLLEQLARSLTNKLIHAPTVALRQATADGDLDRLRLVREIIGLADEDRSQPTDHSAPGPEKKKLK from the coding sequence ATGCCAATCCTTGCTCTGGGAATCAATCACGATAGCGCACCGGTGGCGGTGCGTGAGCGGGTGGCTTTCGCCCCGGAAGTGATGCCCAGCGCCCTCGCCGAGGCGCGGATTGCCCTCGAGTGCCCGGAATTGGCCATCCTCTCCACCTGTAACCGCACCGAAATCTACGGCGAAGCGACTGCGGAGTCCGTCCTCGCCTGGATCGCCGAGTACCACAGCGTGCCCCTGGACGAGCTGACCAGCTGTCACTACCAGTTCACCGACGAGTCCGCAGTGCGCCATATGATGCGCGTGGCCTGTGGGCTTGACTCGCTGGTGCTCGGCGAGCCTCAGATTCTCGGGCAGATGAAATCGGCTTATGCCGTAGCGCGGGAGTCTGGCAGTGTCGGTTCTACCCTGCACAATGTATTCCAGCAGGTCTTTTCGGTGGCGAAAAAGGTGCGCACCGAGACCGCGATTGGCGAGAACCCCGTATCTGTGGCCTTCGCCGCAGTCTCCCTGGCATCGCGCATTTTTACCGATCTGCGGGAGCAGACCGCACTGTTGATTGGCGCCGGGGAAACCATTGAGCTGGTGGCCCGGCATTTACTCGACAAGGGCGTGAAGCAGCTGATCGTCGCCAACCGCACCCTCAACCGCGCCCAGGCACTGGCGGAGGACTTCGGCGCCGAGGCAATCCTGCTGGCGGATATCCCCGAATACCTGCCCCGTGCGGATATCGTCATCAGTTCCACCGCCAGCCAGTTGCCGATACTCGGCAAGGGCGCGGTGGAGACCGCCCTCAAGCAGCGCCGCCATCGCCCCATGTTTATGGTGGATATCGCGGTGCCCCGTGATATTGAGCCGCAGGTGGGCAAGCTGGATGACATTTACCTCTATACCGTGGATGACCTGCGCGGTGTGATCGACGAAGGCAAGCGGCTGCGGGAACAGGCCGCCGAGGCCGCGGACGAAATTGTAAATGTGGCTGCTTCTGCCTTTATGCGCGAGCACCGCAGCCTGCGTGCGGTGGACTCCATTCGCAGTTACCGCCGCCAGGCGCAGGGGATCAGCAAGGATGAACTGGAAAAGGCGCTGATCCAGCTGCGCACCGGCGGTGACCCGGAACAGCTTCTCGAGCAGCTGGCCCGGTCCCTGACCAACAAGTTGATTCATGCGCCCACCGTGGCCCTGCGCCAGGCGACCGCCGACGGCGACCTGGATCGCCTGCGGCTGGTGCGGGAAATTATTGGCCTGGCTGACGAAGACCGCAGCCAGCCTACCGACCACTCGGCCCCCGGGCCGGAGAAGAAGAAACTCAAGTAA
- the prfA gene encoding peptide chain release factor 1 yields MKASVQQKLDNLVERHEEVSALLGDAEIISDQDKFRDLSREYSELEEVVSCYSRYKTLQDDMAAAREMLEESDADMREMAQEELREAEAQLEPLEKELQTLLLPRDPNDRKNVYLEIRAGTGGDEAAIFSGDLFRMYSRYAEKQGWRVEVISENPGEHGGYKEIITRVAGEDVYAKLKFESGAHRVQRVPETESQGRIHTSACTVAVMPEPDERDAIEINKADLRVDTYRASGAGGQHVNKTDSAVRLTHIPTGIVVECQDERSQHKNRAKAMALLQAKLNSAQESAAAQEISDARRNLVGSGDRSERIRTYNFPQGRVTDHRISLTLYKLDEVMQGAVDEVIGPLRTEYQADQLAALGQS; encoded by the coding sequence ATGAAAGCTTCTGTACAACAGAAACTCGATAACCTGGTAGAGCGCCACGAAGAAGTGTCCGCCCTGCTGGGGGATGCGGAAATCATCAGCGATCAGGACAAATTCCGCGACCTTTCCCGGGAATACTCCGAGCTGGAAGAAGTGGTCAGCTGCTACAGCCGCTACAAAACCTTGCAGGACGATATGGCCGCGGCCCGCGAAATGCTCGAAGAGAGCGATGCGGACATGCGCGAAATGGCCCAGGAAGAATTGCGTGAAGCGGAAGCGCAACTGGAACCGTTGGAAAAAGAACTGCAAACCCTGTTGCTGCCCCGCGACCCCAACGATCGCAAAAACGTCTACCTGGAAATTCGCGCCGGCACCGGCGGCGACGAAGCGGCGATCTTCTCCGGTGACCTGTTCCGCATGTATTCCCGCTACGCGGAAAAGCAGGGCTGGCGGGTTGAGGTGATCAGTGAAAACCCCGGCGAGCACGGTGGCTATAAAGAAATCATCACCCGGGTTGCCGGCGAAGACGTCTACGCAAAACTCAAATTCGAATCCGGCGCGCACCGGGTGCAACGGGTGCCGGAAACCGAATCCCAGGGGCGTATTCACACCTCGGCCTGCACCGTGGCGGTCATGCCGGAACCGGACGAGCGCGACGCGATCGAGATCAACAAGGCCGACCTGCGTGTGGACACCTATCGTGCCTCCGGTGCCGGTGGTCAGCACGTCAACAAAACCGACTCCGCCGTGCGCCTTACCCATATCCCCACCGGTATTGTGGTGGAGTGTCAGGACGAGCGCTCACAGCACAAGAACCGGGCCAAAGCCATGGCATTGCTGCAGGCTAAACTGAACAGCGCACAGGAATCCGCCGCGGCACAGGAGATTTCCGACGCGCGCAGAAACCTGGTGGGCAGTGGCGACCGCTCTGAGCGTATCCGCACCTACAACTTTCCCCAGGGGCGGGTCACCGATCACCGCATCAGCCTGACCTTGTACAAGCTGGATGAAGTGATGCAGGGTGCCGTGGATGAAGTGATCGGCCCACTGCGCACCGAATATCAGGCCGACCAGCTGGCGGCGCTTGGGCAGAGCTGA
- the prmC gene encoding peptide chain release factor N(5)-glutamine methyltransferase: MATVKENLQRAAELAESDSPRLDLEVLLCHLLGKSRAWLYTWPEHQLDPEQQSRFDALVKRRIAGEPVAHLTGSREFWSLPLKVNRSTLIPRPDTEVLVEVVLERCPQTEANVLDLGTGTGAIALALASEKKRWAITAVDTMPAAVALAEENRQRLGFSNVQVLQSDWFSALAQQQFDVIVSNPPYIDTQDPHLREGDVRFEPLSALVADDHGLSDIRKIANDARRHLAPGGLLAVEHGWEQGTAVRQIFAAAGYTEVETRVDYAGRDRITLAR; the protein is encoded by the coding sequence ATGGCCACGGTGAAGGAAAACCTGCAGCGCGCAGCAGAGCTGGCAGAGAGCGATAGCCCGCGTCTGGATCTGGAAGTGCTGCTCTGTCATCTGCTGGGCAAGTCCCGCGCCTGGCTCTACACCTGGCCCGAACACCAACTGGATCCGGAACAGCAGTCGCGCTTCGACGCGTTGGTAAAACGGCGTATCGCCGGCGAGCCGGTGGCCCACCTCACCGGCAGTCGCGAATTCTGGTCTCTCCCCCTCAAGGTCAATCGCTCCACCCTGATTCCACGCCCGGATACCGAGGTGCTGGTGGAGGTGGTACTGGAGCGCTGCCCACAGACCGAGGCAAACGTTCTCGACCTGGGCACCGGTACCGGTGCCATCGCCCTCGCACTGGCCAGCGAGAAAAAGCGCTGGGCAATTACCGCCGTTGATACCATGCCCGCAGCCGTCGCCCTTGCGGAAGAGAACCGCCAGCGGCTTGGTTTCTCCAATGTGCAAGTCCTGCAGAGCGACTGGTTTTCCGCACTGGCCCAACAGCAGTTCGATGTGATCGTCAGCAACCCGCCCTATATCGATACGCAGGATCCCCACCTGCGCGAGGGCGATGTGCGTTTTGAACCGCTATCCGCTCTGGTGGCCGACGATCACGGGCTGTCGGATATCCGGAAAATCGCCAATGATGCCCGCCGTCACCTCGCACCGGGCGGTCTGCTCGCCGTGGAGCACGGGTGGGAGCAGGGCACAGCGGTGCGTCAGATTTTCGCTGCCGCGGGTTACACGGAAGTGGAAACCCGTGTGGACTACGCCGGTCGAGACCGGATTACCCTGGCGAGGTAA